The proteins below are encoded in one region of Vespa velutina chromosome 21, iVesVel2.1, whole genome shotgun sequence:
- the LOC124956321 gene encoding t-SNARE domain-containing protein 1 — protein sequence MAHSSQTYGSTDQRTDVPDVGFSPTELYNLSENITTNIYTINTNWRTLERAYKNIGTNKDSAGLRDKVHETQDSTNQVVTQTSKDIARLTVLMRRGDKQQKLQIEKLTTDFKDALQRYSTMQRSIAEKVKRHILTTSNLENASEGDDEGERQSLLQIQDDERRATQRTLEFQQGLLLEREDRIKNIEEKILDVNQIMRELAALTYQQGETINTVDNHVENVYGNVELGAQELVKGSNYQSKFRRKVYLLLLLAIIVVIVLIIILVTKLS from the exons ATGGCTCACAGTTCTCAAACTTATGGGTCCACAGACCAGCGGACAGATGTACCTGATGTAGGATTTAGTCCTACTGAACTTTATAATCTCAGTGAAAATATAAccactaatatatatactattaataCAAACTGGAGAACGCTTGAACGTGCATATAAGAACATTGGGACAAATAAAGATAGTGCAGGACTCAGGGATAAAgt ACACGAAACACAAGACAGCACAAATCAAGTTGTAACTCAAACAAGCAAAGATATTGCAAGACTTACTGTATTGATGAGGCGAGGAGACAAACAACAGAAATTGCAAATTGAAAAGTTAACAACCGATTTTAAAGATGCATTACAACGGTATTCTACTATGCAAAGG TCAATTGCTGAAAAAGTGAAGAGACATATTTTGACTACAAGTAATTTAGAAAATGCTTCTGAAGGAGATGATGAAGGAGAAAGACAAAGTTTGCTTCAAATTCAAGATGACGAGCGCAGAGCAACACAAAG AACACTTGAGTTTCAACAAGGTTTACTGCTCGAGAGAGAAGACAGGATAAAGAACATTgaggaaaaaatattggatGTAAATCAAATTATGCGGGAACTAGCAGCATTGACATATCAACAAGGAGAGACTATCa ACACTGTTGATAACCATGTAGAGAATGTATATGGTAATGTTGAATTGGGAGCACAAGAATTAGTTAAGGGAAGTAATTACCAAAGCAAGTTTCGTCGAAAAGTTTATCTTTTGTTGTTACTTGCAATAATAGTCGtcattgtattaattattattctagtCACTAAATTAAGTTAG